A stretch of DNA from Nitrospirota bacterium:
TTCCGGCCATCTTTGTGTGCTCCTCAATCGCAACCCCTCAGCGTAGATTCAACTACGCCTTCGGGTTTGCTCAATCGGTCGCACTCAATCCTGACCGAAATCTGAGCGCCTAAATGCACAAGTTATTTCATGACAGACCCTAAGGATTGTGAAGTATAGCATAATCAAGACATCAGATGTCAATTCCATTGGGTTCATATAATAATCCTTGACCTGATTGATCAAAAACAGATAATATGTGATTAAATATTTGTCAAATTATTTTTTAACTAACAATCTGATTGTTTTAAAAAGGGGGTCTTAATTATGATAGAAAAGAAGCGGGCAATTTTTCCCATAATGCTGATCTTGACAGCAATGATTATTAATTTTCCCTCACTCGTATTCTCTGGAGAGATTAGCGTAAGACCGGGGAAATTTGATCACTTCAATATATTAATACCTGAGAAGATAGTAGCGGGCGAGGATGCATCAATAACTCTGCATGCAGTGGATTCACTGGATAATCAAACTCTCAATTTTGGGGAAAAAGAAAAGGAGTTTTACCTTGCCGTTACCGGAACTGCGGCTGTAAGACCCGAATCATTTAAATCCTCCTTATTTAACAATGGGGCGACCACGTTTACATTGATGAATAAAGCTGCTGAAAATGTCAGACTCTCTATAATGGAACGCGGCAACCCAATCCCTATTCTTCTGAGAGACATAACGGTTACTCCAGGCAGGCTTAATTCCTTTAAAATAGATGCCCCACGGGCTGTCAATGCCGGTGATAAATTTGATATAAAAATTACGGCAAAGGACTCGTTCGGCAATACAATTTCAGATCAAATCTTAGGTAAAGATATAAATCTGGTATTTACCGGAGATAACGAACCCAAAATAGAGCCGCTGACAATCCCTGACTTTAAGAATGGGGCGAGTGTTGTCACGCTGCTGTCTAAAAAGACAGGGGCAGTTGCTATCGAAGCAAAAGACCTGATAACTACAAGCACAGGTATTAGTGACACAATAGAGATAGTCAACGGCCCTGTCAATACATTCAGATTATTTGCCCCAAAAGAGGTTATTGCCGGTGAATCCTTTGATTTATCTATTGTAGCGGTTGACCAATTCGGCAATGTTGTTTTGAATTACCCGGTAACTGGAAATGGTGTGAATGTAACATTATCAGGTAAGTTAAAAGGTAAGTTAAAAACATTCCCTTCTACAGTATCTAAATTTGAATTTGCAGGCGGCCAGTCAAAGGTCAGTTTGAGGTACGATCCGGCAGGAGATGTCACCATAACCGTTCAAGAAATTGGCGGTGCCAAAAGGAAGGCGAGCGAAGTTGTACGGATTGTTCCGGCAATGCCTACACGGTTTGATGTCTTCACACCTGAGTCGGCAGTTGCAGGACAGAGATTCAAGATAAAGGTTACGACGTATAACCAGGCCGGCCATGAGATCAGGAACTATAATCTCTTTGGGCCGGATGTCCAGTTGCTGACAACGGGTTCCGGAGTTATAACCCCGGACAGGATACCTGCATCAGAATTTGTAAACGGTGCTGCTGTTGCGGAGGTGCAGTATAACAAATCAGAATCATTCACGATTACAGCATCCCCATTGCCGCCATCAGCTAAAACGGTTGTAAAACATAACAAAAAAAAGACAAATGCTGTACCTCCAATACAGCCTTATACCAACCCAACATCTTCTAACGGGCAGAAAATGATCAATGGCCAGGGGGCCAAAGTGGGTGCGATTAAAAACAAGGGGAAAGTTAAAAAAAAGACCCTTGAGATCACAGATATCTCGCTGGTTGAACCAAGCAAGACATCAGCCATTAAGATACATATCCCAAATATTGGTAAAGCATCAGGATTAGATACCGTTACCGAAGTAAATGAAGGTAAAAGTTGGATCGTAATTAAGATAAATCCTGCCATAAGCAGACTGAAGAAGCCTTTAAAGTTTGATTCATCAGTTGTCGGTAACATAATCTTAGAAGAAGATAAACAGAACAAGGGGACAGTGTTGGTTAAGATCGAAGAATTGAAGCCTTCGCGGTATGATGTGAAAAAGGAAAAAGACTCTTTAGTAATCACTTTTGATCAATGAGTATATTCAAACTTTACATAGAATACGAAGGCACGCGTTTCAGCGGGTGGCAGATTCAGAAGAATGCCCGGACTGTTCAGGGTGAACTGGTCGTTGCTATTAAGAAGGTTTTTAATACCAATGAGATTGACTTTCAGGGATCAGGCAGGACAGATGCCGGTGTTCATGCGATAAGGCAGGTTGCCCATCTTGAAGTGAAGGGCAATCTTGCACCGGATATTCTCAGGATGAGACTTAACGATGAACTCCCTGCTGATATAAATATACTTGGGATTGAAAAGGCTGTTAAGAATTTTCATGCAAGGCATGATGCTGTTTCAAGAAGTTATGTCTATCAGATCTCCCGCAGGAGGACTGCCTTCGGCAAAAAATACGTCTGGTGGATAAAGGATGAACTCGCTATAGAAAAGATGAAGCAGGCGGCAGAGCTGTTTATTGGAATGAAAAATTTCCAATCGTTTACAGATGATAAACCTGAAGATAAATCAACGAAAGTGCTGATAGATGACATTCTGATAAAGGAGGATGGGGATCTGATATTGATACGAATTACCGGTTCTCACTTCATCTGGAAGATGGTGCGGCGCGTTGTCGGTGTGATTGCAGAGGTCGGAAGGGGAAATCTATCTATTGAAAAGGTGCGGTTTTACCTGAACACAAAATCAAATGAACCCGCAAGGCTTACTGCCCCGCCGTCAGGCCTGTTTCTTGAGCAGGTTATTTATAAAGGTGATAAGAAGAATACTGAGCTAAAGCCTTTGATTACCATATTATGTTAAGTGAAACACGCATGAGCGGGCCGCTCACAAAGGGGAATGAAAATAGTAAGCAGTGAGAAGTAAGCAGTAAGCAGTAGATGCAGGTCTTTATCTGCTAACTGCTTACCG
This window harbors:
- the truA gene encoding tRNA pseudouridine(38-40) synthase TruA; translated protein: MSIFKLYIEYEGTRFSGWQIQKNARTVQGELVVAIKKVFNTNEIDFQGSGRTDAGVHAIRQVAHLEVKGNLAPDILRMRLNDELPADINILGIEKAVKNFHARHDAVSRSYVYQISRRRTAFGKKYVWWIKDELAIEKMKQAAELFIGMKNFQSFTDDKPEDKSTKVLIDDILIKEDGDLILIRITGSHFIWKMVRRVVGVIAEVGRGNLSIEKVRFYLNTKSNEPARLTAPPSGLFLEQVIYKGDKKNTELKPLITILC